A window of Candidatus Bathyanammoxibius amoris genomic DNA:
CCATTTCGTTATCATTTAATACCATAAACAGGTCCTTTTTTATGCCTCCGGCATGGTTAATGGCTTCAAAGGACATGCCGGCTCCCATGGCGCCGTCTCCCACTACTGCAACTATCTTTCTGTCCAGGCCCAGCAAGTCGTTGGCACAGGCCAGGCCCAGGGCGGAAGATATGGCGTCACCGCTGTGGCCGGAGGTGAACTGGTCGTAGACCGGGCTCTCTTTCCTGTCAGGGAAACCACTTAGGCCCTTATACTGACGCAGGGTCTCAAAGGCGGCCTTCCTTCCCGTAAGGATCTTGTGTACATAGCACTGATGACCTACGTCCCACACCAGCCTGTCCTTGCCAAAGTCAAAACAATAGTGCAGCGCTATGGTCAGCTCCACTACTCCCAGGTTGGACGAAAGATGGCCGGGATTCTTGGAAACTGCATTTATAATTAAGTCGCGTATCTCCTCGGCCAGTTGAGGCAGGGACTCTACAGGCACCTCCTTCAAATCCTTCGGACCGTTAATTGTATCCAGTACACTCAACATCTTGTCTTCCTTCAAAACATTATTCCTTGCTGTCGGCCTCGTCCGGGGGCCCTTCCGGCAGGTCTTTGACCAAGAGCCTCCCCTTTCCATCCCTGGCAAAAACCTTCAATCTCTCTTCTGCTTTCTCCAGGAGCTTCAGGCTCTTACGGTATATTCTAATGCCGTCTTCGTATTTTGCAAGAGATTCATCCAGGCTGAGCTCGCCTTGTTCCAATTCTACCACTATCTCCTCCAGCTGT
This region includes:
- the xseB gene encoding exodeoxyribonuclease VII small subunit, with the translated sequence MKFEEALKQLEEIVVELEQGELSLDESLAKYEDGIRIYRKSLKLLEKAEERLKVFARDGKGRLLVKDLPEGPPDEADSKE